The proteins below come from a single uncultured Dethiosulfovibrio sp. genomic window:
- a CDS encoding diguanylate cyclase: protein MSGRSFFRLTLKDVEAGKGTRLKRVSFFLFIAMAVFVAFLSGQLWMDKRAIGRQESSFNRHQSRQILIARQAMEDHLRSIVNRISILAATTVSESLNLDSFRFIEDGMATLVRANDDVIAVLFRLDAQKDRVFSYHRPLSPGAKAQQIGREAMDIENFTSTGMAPIRVDDLQIVENRPLMTVLMNIYSAKGEKRGQMAAVIDLSAAIGRYMVPLRGGNNGVAYLLDDRGEIVYHPLRSMVGKSVADVIYPDDRDKRSWRAMYDQPSGQGSQLEIGPGETETRKLVVWDTIRILNQSFVLVLSTPDKDIEIVVREDRALRFLLGIFLVGTVAISLLWWTEVSHQSELKKSEARYQAIIDDQYELVTRFTPDGTFTFANDAYCRFFGLSPSEVIGAQLGDVRPEGDVEIITSLFRSISPGNPSNINEERIELKDGSVRYLSWSNRGIFDGNGKLVEVQAVARDVTDRKNMEMALQEEALQLEKLNRIAQQLTTTESRSELAKMLLNALTMDMKFLSASLSLRSEDGSTKIFGEGRAVIDSLEGEKGYKTSTALIFQDKDLGSIDVITRYPLDEMEARMISILADHTAGLLELKDIMDKRTQEALVDPLTDIWNRRYILKHLEMESHRVKRYGDKASLALIDLGDFKLVNDLHGHEAGDETLRKVAKILEEATRSSDMVARYGGDEFLIYMPNTAPQQAKVVMTRAAQIVTVRDFPHPIVLDYGIAGIPDDGDDFLEVIKVADRRMYLSKAKRKQSVFS, encoded by the coding sequence ATGTCGGGACGGAGTTTTTTCAGGTTAACACTAAAGGACGTTGAGGCTGGCAAAGGAACCAGACTAAAACGAGTCTCGTTTTTTCTCTTCATCGCCATGGCGGTGTTCGTGGCCTTTCTGTCCGGCCAGCTCTGGATGGATAAAAGGGCGATAGGGAGACAGGAAAGCTCCTTCAATAGGCACCAATCCAGACAGATACTTATAGCCCGACAGGCCATGGAAGACCACCTCAGGTCTATAGTAAACCGGATCTCCATTCTGGCTGCCACAACGGTGTCCGAATCCTTAAACCTGGACTCTTTCCGCTTTATCGAAGACGGAATGGCCACCCTTGTCAGGGCCAACGACGACGTTATCGCCGTCCTTTTTCGGCTGGACGCACAAAAAGACAGGGTCTTCAGCTACCACCGCCCCTTATCTCCAGGAGCTAAGGCTCAGCAAATAGGTCGTGAAGCGATGGACATAGAGAACTTTACCTCCACCGGAATGGCACCTATAAGGGTAGACGACCTACAGATCGTCGAGAACAGGCCACTTATGACGGTGCTTATGAATATATACTCCGCCAAAGGTGAAAAAAGAGGCCAGATGGCGGCGGTGATAGACCTATCCGCCGCTATAGGCCGTTACATGGTTCCCTTGAGAGGTGGGAACAACGGCGTGGCCTATCTGCTGGACGACAGAGGAGAGATCGTCTATCACCCCCTGAGGTCGATGGTCGGCAAATCGGTAGCCGACGTGATCTACCCCGACGATCGGGATAAAAGGTCCTGGAGGGCGATGTACGACCAGCCCAGCGGTCAGGGAAGCCAATTAGAGATAGGCCCAGGAGAGACTGAGACAAGGAAGCTGGTGGTATGGGATACCATCAGGATACTCAACCAGAGCTTCGTCCTGGTTCTATCCACCCCGGACAAAGACATCGAGATAGTGGTAAGAGAGGACAGAGCATTGCGGTTTCTCCTCGGTATATTCCTGGTCGGTACGGTGGCCATATCCCTCCTGTGGTGGACCGAGGTCTCCCATCAGAGCGAGTTAAAAAAGAGCGAGGCCCGATACCAGGCCATAATAGACGACCAGTACGAGCTGGTGACCCGTTTCACCCCTGACGGAACCTTCACCTTCGCCAACGACGCCTATTGCAGGTTTTTCGGGCTGAGTCCTTCGGAGGTAATCGGGGCTCAACTTGGAGACGTAAGACCGGAGGGAGACGTGGAGATAATAACATCTCTTTTCAGATCCATATCTCCGGGAAACCCGTCCAACATAAACGAGGAGAGAATAGAGCTTAAGGACGGCTCGGTAAGATACCTAAGCTGGAGCAACAGAGGCATATTCGACGGAAACGGAAAGCTCGTTGAGGTTCAGGCGGTAGCGAGGGATGTGACGGACAGAAAGAACATGGAGATGGCGCTCCAGGAGGAAGCCCTCCAGCTGGAGAAGCTAAATCGAATAGCGCAACAGCTAACCACCACAGAATCAAGGTCCGAGCTGGCCAAAATGCTCCTTAACGCTCTGACCATGGACATGAAATTTCTATCTGCGTCCCTTTCGCTGAGGTCGGAGGACGGATCGACGAAGATATTCGGCGAAGGACGAGCGGTCATAGATAGCCTGGAGGGCGAAAAAGGTTACAAAACCTCGACGGCACTGATATTTCAGGATAAAGACCTGGGTTCTATAGACGTCATAACCAGATACCCTCTCGACGAGATGGAGGCCAGGATGATCTCCATACTTGCGGACCATACCGCAGGTCTTCTGGAGCTCAAAGATATAATGGACAAGAGAACCCAGGAGGCCCTCGTCGACCCTCTGACGGATATATGGAACAGACGATACATACTTAAGCATCTCGAGATGGAGAGCCACAGGGTGAAAAGATACGGAGACAAAGCCAGCCTGGCTCTTATCGACCTAGGGGACTTTAAACTGGTAAACGACCTTCACGGACACGAGGCGGGAGACGAGACCCTCCGAAAAGTGGCAAAAATACTGGAGGAAGCGACAAGAAGCTCCGACATGGTGGCCCGATACGGAGGAGACGAGTTTCTAATTTATATGCCCAACACCGCCCCTCAGCAGGCCAAGGTGGTCATGACCAGGGCCGCTCAGATAGTAACAGTGAGGGATTTTCCCCATCCGATAGTCCTGGACTACGGGATAGCGGGCATTCCCGACGACGGCGACGATTTTCTGGAGGTCATAAAAGTGGCGGACCGACGGATGTACCTGTCTAAGGCAAAGAGAAAACAGAGCGTCTTCTCCTAG
- a CDS encoding M20 family metallopeptidase — MTNYDSLVEKMDRYILELSSKAIALSDYMAAHPELGGQEFNSSRMMADFLREEGFSVEIPFLDIPTAYRGRAGKQGPVVALMAEYDALPGLGHACGHCLSGSMSLLAGAALARIADEAGGSLWVVGTPSEETDGAKVTMAASGLFDSVSLAMMIHANANTSLVRYRSMAMDALEFRFKGRAAHAAGSPWEGRNALNGVQLLFHALDMMRQHVPPDVRIHGIVTDGGDAPNIVPQTAAAKFYFRSPTRTYLNDMMEKILDCAKGAAIATQTEVSWENVEFSFDEMVPNEPAETMMEGIFSEMGIPFSGPKSSCGSSDVGNVSQRCPALQPELAIMDHYAAHHTVEFAQAVTTEKAHRALVTGAKIMGRGAIKTWIDGDLRKSMIGSVG; from the coding sequence ATGACCAACTACGACTCTTTAGTTGAAAAGATGGACCGATATATACTGGAGCTATCCTCCAAAGCGATAGCTTTAAGCGATTACATGGCGGCTCACCCCGAGTTAGGGGGCCAGGAGTTCAACTCAAGCAGGATGATGGCCGATTTTCTTAGAGAAGAGGGGTTCTCGGTGGAGATCCCCTTTCTGGATATACCGACAGCCTATAGAGGAAGAGCTGGAAAGCAGGGGCCTGTCGTAGCCCTTATGGCGGAGTACGACGCTCTACCTGGATTAGGACACGCCTGCGGACACTGTCTAAGCGGTTCTATGAGCCTTCTGGCGGGAGCGGCCCTGGCTAGGATCGCCGACGAAGCGGGAGGGTCCCTATGGGTGGTTGGAACTCCATCGGAGGAAACCGACGGAGCTAAGGTGACCATGGCGGCCTCGGGGCTGTTCGACTCGGTGTCTTTGGCTATGATGATCCACGCCAACGCCAACACATCTTTGGTCAGATACCGTTCCATGGCTATGGACGCCCTGGAGTTTAGGTTTAAAGGCAGAGCCGCCCACGCTGCCGGATCCCCTTGGGAGGGACGAAACGCCCTCAACGGGGTTCAACTTCTGTTTCACGCCCTAGACATGATGAGACAGCACGTTCCCCCGGACGTGAGGATTCATGGCATCGTAACCGACGGCGGCGACGCACCTAACATAGTTCCCCAGACCGCAGCGGCGAAATTCTACTTCCGTTCCCCTACCAGGACCTACCTGAACGATATGATGGAAAAGATCCTCGACTGCGCCAAAGGAGCGGCTATTGCAACCCAGACCGAGGTATCTTGGGAGAACGTGGAGTTCAGCTTCGATGAAATGGTGCCCAACGAGCCAGCGGAAACCATGATGGAGGGGATCTTCTCCGAGATGGGAATCCCTTTCAGCGGTCCTAAATCTTCCTGTGGCTCCAGCGACGTCGGCAACGTGTCTCAGAGGTGCCCTGCCCTTCAGCCTGAACTGGCCATAATGGACCACTACGCAGCCCACCACACCGTGGAGTTTGCCCAGGCGGTCACCACCGAGAAAGCCCATAGGGCCCTTGTTACAGGGGCAAAAATAATGGGCAGAGGAGCCATAAAAACCTGGATCGACGGTGATCTAAGAAAATCCATGATAGGCTCGGTGGGATAG
- a CDS encoding diguanylate cyclase gives MIKPIFVDVAILGDSSLEIHLTRSILPDNVVVKFHTIDPKDFSDTSSLSSPEITRLPDILIFDSLEDLYVDDLKNSPLMETTERVVCISPQQMDLLNDLLGSDSQIFTHIWIKPLELSTDRTLHFIFARLVHDAIQAQRLETCEIYLNTLINSVPDLIWFKDLKGSHLKVNRAFGQAVGKTPQQCEGRGHYYIWDIEPDEYATGEYVCLETEEEVIRRKETCLFDEKVKSKNGLRQFKTYKSPLIDFRGEMFGTVGIAKDVTDMQNLSRELEVILSSIPFATVMADEHGSVVYSNDRFCKYFGTSKKEVMGLRYKEICEKVLKTSIEELENKDMLRISATQGEKTRILRAQQQSVSDIFGNHFGYFLMCLDVTVEQELQNKIQHSANTDFLTGLYNRRYFYEKVKDRIGEGPVSVVYFDLDNFKNINDTYGHMVGDRALITMANALKKAFPEDLVARIGGDEFIAAQFVACNLTERKVKVNEFIEQLKLEFNSSPQLAALSTSAGIACTRDNKLDVDTLISLADQALYAAKAEGKSRSAVYGEN, from the coding sequence ATGATAAAACCGATCTTTGTTGACGTTGCCATCTTAGGAGACAGCTCCCTCGAGATCCATTTAACCCGCTCCATCCTTCCCGATAACGTCGTTGTGAAATTTCATACAATCGACCCCAAGGATTTTTCAGACACAAGTTCTCTTTCTTCACCGGAAATCACCAGGCTCCCCGACATTCTTATCTTCGATTCCCTTGAAGATCTTTACGTAGACGACCTAAAAAACTCGCCTCTCATGGAAACCACCGAGAGGGTCGTCTGCATCTCCCCCCAACAGATGGATCTACTGAACGATTTGCTAGGGAGTGACAGCCAGATTTTTACCCATATCTGGATAAAGCCTTTAGAGTTAAGCACGGACAGAACGCTGCACTTTATATTCGCCCGACTGGTACACGACGCTATACAGGCCCAAAGGCTGGAGACGTGTGAAATATACCTCAACACGTTGATAAACAGCGTTCCCGACCTGATTTGGTTCAAAGACCTTAAAGGTTCCCATCTGAAGGTCAACAGAGCCTTCGGCCAGGCCGTAGGGAAGACCCCACAACAGTGTGAAGGCCGAGGGCACTACTATATATGGGATATCGAGCCCGACGAGTACGCCACCGGCGAGTACGTCTGCCTGGAGACCGAAGAGGAAGTTATCCGCCGAAAGGAGACCTGCCTGTTCGACGAAAAGGTGAAGAGCAAGAACGGACTGCGCCAGTTTAAGACATATAAATCTCCTCTTATAGACTTTAGAGGGGAGATGTTCGGCACAGTAGGAATAGCGAAAGACGTCACCGACATGCAAAACCTCAGCAGAGAGCTGGAGGTCATACTGTCCAGCATTCCATTTGCGACGGTTATGGCCGATGAACATGGCTCGGTGGTCTACTCGAACGACAGATTCTGCAAATACTTCGGCACCTCTAAAAAAGAGGTCATGGGTTTGCGGTACAAAGAGATATGCGAAAAAGTCCTCAAAACATCTATAGAAGAGCTTGAAAACAAAGATATGCTGAGGATATCTGCGACGCAAGGCGAAAAAACACGGATCCTTCGGGCACAGCAACAGTCGGTTAGCGACATATTCGGCAACCATTTTGGATACTTCCTGATGTGCCTGGACGTCACCGTGGAGCAGGAGCTTCAGAACAAAATTCAGCACAGCGCAAACACCGACTTTCTCACAGGGCTCTACAACCGTCGCTATTTCTACGAGAAGGTAAAAGACAGGATCGGCGAGGGCCCTGTCAGTGTGGTCTACTTTGACCTTGACAACTTTAAAAACATAAACGATACCTACGGACATATGGTGGGTGATCGTGCACTGATAACTATGGCAAATGCGCTGAAAAAAGCCTTTCCAGAGGACCTCGTAGCCCGTATAGGGGGAGATGAGTTTATAGCGGCTCAATTTGTAGCCTGCAATCTTACGGAGAGAAAGGTGAAAGTAAATGAGTTTATAGAGCAGCTAAAACTGGAGTTCAACTCAAGTCCCCAGTTAGCTGCCCTCTCGACCAGTGCGGGCATAGCCTGCACCAGAGATAATAAACTTGACGTCGACACTCTGATTTCACTCGCAGACCAAGCGCTTTACGCCGCCAAGGCAGAGGGAAAATCCCGCTCTGCCGTCTACGGCGAAAACTAG
- a CDS encoding AMP-binding protein, whose protein sequence is MGENDFTRLEHPIDLLIESDGDGEALWWGGRWITRKELDRMAKENQRKLSQAGFGKGHRLVTLLPNCPAFLALALAVWRLEGTLVPLNHRSGSEVLLPTLDLVDPFTVVYGEADVKTSDLVASYPSSVVDQDGVLREVQGAECSEVTDPDFAVIFATSGTTGLPKAVPLTHGNLMDNVDRCWEFLGFSQEDRILWVLPNFHSFGLTLGGLMGLVRGARQIIVPLFMPPAATLEAIHSGGATALLLVPAMVEFMKRAIQHGAPKPETVRMVVTGGDRLNLELDSASVEYLGVPILEGYGTTECSPVVAVNRCYDNRKLGTIGEILPGYSWEVRDDSGKAVGPGEDGILWVKGPSVFGGYYKAPEISSEKLVDGWYDTGDVVRYDEEGYITVLDRVSDLIIVGGFNVYPQEVERVLNRHPAVAQAAVVATDHPVQGQIGRAFVVLKEGTSATSREMISFCKGKLAHYKIPRVFDFVDSLPMSPSGKILRRELRVRD, encoded by the coding sequence ATGGGGGAGAACGATTTTACGAGACTTGAACATCCTATCGATTTACTTATAGAGAGCGATGGAGACGGAGAGGCCCTTTGGTGGGGGGGGAGATGGATAACCAGGAAAGAGCTGGATCGTATGGCAAAAGAGAATCAGAGAAAGCTCTCCCAGGCTGGTTTTGGCAAAGGACACAGGTTGGTTACCCTGTTGCCAAACTGCCCTGCTTTCTTGGCTCTGGCCTTAGCTGTGTGGAGGCTAGAAGGGACTTTGGTGCCCTTGAACCATCGCTCTGGCTCGGAGGTGCTTCTTCCGACTCTGGATCTGGTGGACCCCTTTACGGTGGTCTATGGAGAGGCGGACGTCAAGACCAGCGACCTGGTTGCCTCCTATCCCTCCTCCGTCGTGGATCAAGACGGTGTCCTTCGGGAGGTCCAAGGGGCCGAATGTAGCGAGGTGACCGATCCCGATTTTGCGGTCATATTCGCCACCTCCGGCACTACCGGCCTTCCTAAGGCGGTTCCCCTTACCCACGGTAACCTTATGGATAACGTCGACAGATGCTGGGAGTTTTTGGGTTTTTCCCAGGAAGACAGGATTCTATGGGTTCTTCCTAACTTCCACTCCTTCGGGCTGACCTTAGGGGGATTGATGGGGCTTGTAAGAGGGGCTAGACAGATTATAGTTCCCCTATTCATGCCTCCTGCTGCGACCTTGGAGGCCATCCACTCCGGTGGGGCAACGGCACTTTTGCTCGTTCCCGCTATGGTGGAGTTCATGAAGCGGGCCATTCAGCACGGAGCCCCAAAACCGGAGACCGTCAGAATGGTGGTGACCGGAGGGGACAGGCTGAACCTGGAGCTTGACTCTGCCTCGGTGGAGTACCTAGGTGTCCCTATCCTTGAGGGCTACGGCACCACCGAGTGTTCGCCGGTGGTCGCGGTAAACAGGTGTTACGACAATAGAAAGCTTGGGACCATCGGTGAAATCTTGCCTGGCTACTCCTGGGAGGTCAGAGACGACTCTGGAAAGGCCGTTGGACCAGGGGAGGACGGCATACTCTGGGTCAAAGGTCCATCGGTGTTCGGAGGATACTACAAGGCACCGGAGATATCCAGCGAAAAGCTTGTAGATGGATGGTACGACACCGGCGACGTGGTTAGGTACGACGAGGAGGGCTACATCACCGTATTAGATAGGGTGAGCGACCTCATAATAGTAGGTGGCTTTAACGTTTACCCTCAGGAGGTAGAGAGGGTCCTGAACCGGCATCCAGCGGTGGCTCAGGCTGCTGTAGTGGCTACTGACCATCCTGTTCAGGGTCAGATAGGCAGGGCCTTCGTCGTCCTGAAGGAAGGGACATCCGCCACCTCCAGGGAGATGATCTCCTTCTGTAAGGGCAAGCTGGCTCACTACAAAATACCTCGGGTGTTCGACTTCGTCGATTCTCTGCCTATGTCCCCATCGGGCAAGATACTAAGGCGGGAGCTTCGAGTAAGGGATTAG
- a CDS encoding ferritin family protein: MGMRESLNLAIQAEMEASEFYLAWSENTDKDYLKRELLELSEWEKEHEEGLKRLYMKQFGEPFQRNPDIVVEPELKVQTSDFGDVTSLLRIASAAYLSEMRASELYGRMAEEASGETRDIFLKLKEMEEGHMETAKKRYLAIREDFVGFKAF; this comes from the coding sequence ATGGGTATGAGAGAATCTTTAAACCTGGCGATCCAAGCGGAGATGGAGGCAAGCGAGTTTTACCTGGCCTGGTCGGAGAACACCGACAAAGATTATCTCAAAAGGGAGCTTTTAGAGCTTTCGGAATGGGAAAAGGAACACGAGGAAGGGTTAAAGAGGCTTTATATGAAACAGTTTGGAGAGCCTTTCCAGCGGAACCCGGATATCGTAGTGGAGCCGGAGCTAAAGGTCCAGACCTCCGACTTCGGAGACGTCACCAGCCTGCTCAGAATAGCCTCTGCTGCCTATCTCTCCGAGATGAGGGCCTCGGAACTATACGGCAGGATGGCTGAAGAGGCCTCCGGCGAGACCAGGGATATATTTTTAAAGCTCAAAGAGATGGAAGAGGGGCACATGGAAACCGCTAAAAAGAGGTATCTGGCCATCAGAGAGGATTTTGTCGGCTTTAAGGCCTTTTAG
- a CDS encoding 2-hydroxyacid dehydrogenase: protein MSKRIGFSFGPKGIEEKAKRILGDKGEIVWLSEEPDRVGAIERCDLVLGQFFSDKEFSPEEWGALERVPAVHTVSAGVDQVPVERLGAHTDLYANVGGWAPPIAEHVLAMALCCSRKLVQQTNDMASGDFKYLGYGLKTLKGKVALMVGYGGIARETAKELSAFGMEVHGLGRSVPEDPLLSKGWAAEDLTTALAGADLVVVCLPLNSRTKGLFDRSVLSAMKEDCIFVNIARAAIVDERALYERAVSCPNFLVALDVWWDEPREGGEFKTETPLLELPNVVGSAHNSNQNELAMDHAMEVAMENCGRILTGDKAQGRIDKGEYL from the coding sequence GTGAGCAAAAGGATAGGGTTCTCCTTCGGCCCTAAGGGGATCGAGGAGAAGGCGAAAAGGATATTAGGCGATAAGGGAGAGATAGTGTGGCTTTCCGAGGAGCCCGACAGGGTTGGGGCTATCGAGAGGTGTGATCTGGTGCTAGGCCAGTTCTTCTCGGACAAGGAATTTTCCCCTGAGGAATGGGGAGCTCTGGAGAGGGTTCCAGCGGTCCACACCGTTTCCGCCGGGGTGGATCAGGTTCCCGTGGAGCGTCTAGGTGCCCACACCGATCTGTACGCCAACGTAGGAGGGTGGGCCCCTCCTATAGCGGAGCACGTCCTGGCTATGGCCCTGTGCTGTTCCAGGAAGCTCGTCCAGCAGACCAATGACATGGCTTCAGGGGATTTTAAGTACCTGGGCTACGGCCTTAAAACCCTTAAAGGCAAGGTCGCCCTCATGGTTGGCTATGGAGGAATAGCTAGGGAGACCGCCAAAGAGCTGTCGGCTTTTGGCATGGAGGTCCATGGCCTAGGTCGATCGGTTCCAGAGGATCCCCTGCTGTCCAAAGGCTGGGCCGCAGAGGATCTGACCACCGCCCTGGCTGGTGCGGACCTGGTGGTGGTCTGTCTTCCCCTCAACTCCCGGACAAAAGGTCTGTTCGATCGGTCGGTTCTCTCCGCTATGAAGGAGGACTGTATCTTTGTCAACATAGCCAGGGCGGCCATCGTGGACGAGAGGGCACTATACGAGAGGGCGGTATCCTGTCCAAACTTTCTAGTCGCCCTGGACGTCTGGTGGGACGAGCCTCGGGAGGGTGGCGAGTTTAAGACCGAGACCCCCCTTCTGGAGTTGCCTAACGTAGTGGGATCCGCCCATAACTCAAACCAGAACGAGTTAGCTATGGATCATGCCATGGAGGTCGCAATGGAAAACTGTGGCCGAATACTCACAGGCGATAAGGCCCAGGGCAGGATCGATAAAGGAGAGTACCTTTAG
- a CDS encoding potassium channel protein, which translates to MSKDRQTRYLIGWISTVTIIGILGMRFFLRLSWIDAIFYTATTVSTVGYGAPPGIEGPEKIFLALLIAASLGTVGYAIGIVSQNFFSHHLKSSLGKGHDRRIVKMQDHWIICGLGRYGRQVADILVNEEVPFAVIDKNEEKVVDARERGIPMVFGDASEEEVLEKAGLARAKGLIITLDSDAETVYVALTAKSICKSIRIVARANDAKSVSVLTKAGVDRVVNPVEAGAASLVRASLKPSVADLMDLVVISRKLDLDFSTITVWEGSSMAGKNLIELDFRNAYDVTILAILKTEGDAIYNPKGSQRIMGGDRIMVFGERHHIASLRDALKGAAT; encoded by the coding sequence ATGTCAAAAGACAGGCAGACCCGGTACCTTATAGGTTGGATCTCCACCGTTACTATTATAGGAATCCTGGGGATGAGGTTCTTTCTCCGGCTCTCCTGGATTGACGCTATATTCTACACCGCTACCACCGTATCAACGGTAGGGTACGGCGCACCTCCAGGGATAGAGGGGCCGGAGAAGATATTCCTAGCCCTTCTGATAGCCGCCAGCCTTGGCACCGTGGGATACGCCATAGGCATAGTCAGCCAGAATTTTTTCAGCCACCATCTAAAATCTTCTTTAGGTAAAGGACACGACAGGAGGATAGTCAAAATGCAGGATCACTGGATAATATGCGGCCTGGGACGATACGGCAGACAGGTGGCGGATATACTGGTAAACGAGGAGGTGCCCTTCGCGGTCATCGATAAAAACGAGGAAAAAGTCGTAGACGCAAGAGAGAGAGGTATACCTATGGTTTTCGGCGATGCCAGCGAGGAGGAGGTACTGGAGAAAGCGGGCCTGGCCAGAGCTAAAGGACTGATAATAACCTTAGACAGCGACGCCGAGACGGTTTACGTCGCCTTGACGGCGAAGTCTATATGCAAGTCCATCAGAATCGTCGCCAGAGCAAACGACGCCAAGTCTGTATCGGTCCTCACCAAAGCGGGGGTCGATCGAGTGGTAAACCCCGTCGAGGCAGGGGCCGCCTCTCTGGTCAGGGCATCCCTGAAGCCATCGGTGGCGGATTTGATGGATCTCGTGGTCATTTCCAGAAAGCTGGATCTGGACTTCTCGACGATCACCGTATGGGAGGGATCCTCCATGGCGGGCAAAAACCTCATAGAGCTGGACTTCAGGAACGCCTACGACGTAACGATCCTGGCAATACTGAAGACCGAGGGAGACGCCATATACAACCCTAAAGGAAGTCAGAGGATAATGGGAGGCGACAGGATAATGGTCTTCGGAGAAAGACATCACATCGCCTCCCTGAGAGATGCACTCAAAGGAGCCGCGACCTAA
- the xth gene encoding exodeoxyribonuclease III has translation MSWTVATFNVNSVRSRLPILERWLDNNSKPDVLCLQETKTQDETFPLEWFTDRGYTVSFRGQKSYNGVALASLKGPNEVVFGLVDGDLRPFDTRAISARFGSLWVVNTYVPQGKSIDHDDYGVKQDFLLKTGSMVSTMAEEGEVLWVGDMNVAPHEMDLTNPKTKGNHVCFHSVIKEVFSRASSNLVDVFRKHRPDPGEFSFWDYRVKDALSRNIGWRIDHILASPGLADRSLDSWVDREPRSWEKPSDHTPVLASFEGGI, from the coding sequence TTGAGCTGGACAGTCGCAACCTTTAACGTAAACTCCGTCAGGAGCCGTCTCCCAATTCTGGAGCGGTGGCTCGACAATAATAGCAAACCGGATGTCCTGTGTCTTCAGGAGACTAAGACCCAGGACGAGACTTTCCCCCTAGAGTGGTTCACCGACAGAGGCTACACGGTGTCCTTCCGAGGGCAGAAAAGCTACAACGGGGTGGCCCTGGCCAGCTTGAAAGGGCCAAACGAGGTTGTCTTCGGCCTAGTCGACGGGGACCTTCGTCCCTTTGACACCAGGGCCATATCCGCTCGATTCGGGTCACTTTGGGTGGTAAACACCTACGTGCCTCAGGGAAAATCCATCGACCACGATGATTACGGCGTGAAGCAGGATTTTCTCCTGAAGACCGGCTCTATGGTATCGACTATGGCTGAGGAAGGGGAGGTCCTGTGGGTCGGGGATATGAACGTAGCCCCCCACGAGATGGATTTGACCAACCCTAAGACCAAAGGGAACCACGTTTGCTTTCATTCGGTGATCAAAGAGGTGTTCTCCAGGGCCAGCTCCAACCTCGTGGACGTATTCAGAAAACACAGGCCCGATCCAGGGGAGTTCTCTTTCTGGGATTACCGGGTGAAAGACGCCCTGTCCAGAAACATAGGCTGGAGGATCGACCATATTCTAGCGTCCCCCGGTCTGGCCGACAGGTCTCTGGACAGCTGGGTGGACAGAGAGCCAAGATCGTGGGAAAAACCCTCCGACCACACCCCCGTTCTGGCGTCCTTCGAGGGGGGGATCTAG
- a CDS encoding P1 family peptidase, whose translation MPRLRELGVEVGITPPGPTNTICDVPGVKVGHVTLDDGPVKTGVTAVVPGEGNLFRDKMVAACHVINGFGKSAGLVQIEELGTIETPIVLTNTLSVGDCLRGLVQYMLDQDEGIGRSTGTVNPVVCECNDGYLNDIRALKVAPSHVAQAIESASTVLDMGDVGAGKGMSCYQLKGGIGSASRVVDLDGQSYTVGVLVLSNFGEIRDLLVDGLKVGRTIEAILSQEALREQGSIIAVVATDAPMTSRQLKRLCKRASVGIVRTGAYIGHGSGEIALAFSTANRVSHDGKGPLSLNVVSDDWSNRFFRAVVEATEESVLDSMICAKEVEGRDGHVRRSLAEFLNIVLKEDNR comes from the coding sequence GTGCCAAGGCTTAGGGAATTAGGCGTGGAGGTAGGTATCACACCTCCAGGGCCTACCAACACCATCTGCGACGTGCCGGGGGTCAAGGTAGGCCACGTCACCCTCGACGACGGTCCGGTAAAAACCGGGGTTACCGCCGTAGTCCCTGGAGAGGGCAACTTATTCAGGGATAAGATGGTTGCTGCCTGTCACGTCATAAACGGCTTTGGGAAGTCCGCTGGGCTGGTCCAGATAGAGGAATTGGGGACCATTGAAACTCCTATAGTCCTGACCAACACCCTGTCCGTAGGTGACTGCCTCAGGGGGCTGGTCCAGTATATGCTCGATCAGGACGAGGGTATCGGCCGTTCCACCGGCACGGTAAACCCGGTGGTCTGCGAGTGCAACGATGGCTATCTCAACGATATAAGGGCCCTTAAAGTGGCTCCCTCTCACGTGGCACAGGCCATAGAGTCCGCATCCACTGTACTTGATATGGGTGACGTCGGCGCAGGAAAGGGGATGTCCTGTTACCAGCTAAAAGGTGGCATAGGAAGTGCCTCTCGGGTGGTGGACCTGGACGGTCAAAGCTATACGGTAGGGGTCCTAGTCCTATCCAACTTCGGTGAGATCAGGGACCTGCTGGTGGACGGTTTAAAGGTGGGCAGGACTATAGAGGCGATACTGTCTCAAGAGGCATTAAGGGAACAAGGGTCAATCATCGCAGTGGTGGCTACCGACGCCCCTATGACCTCAAGGCAGCTAAAGAGGCTCTGCAAAAGGGCTTCTGTTGGCATAGTCAGGACAGGGGCTTATATAGGCCACGGAAGCGGCGAAATAGCCCTGGCTTTCTCCACCGCTAACAGGGTGTCCCACGACGGCAAAGGCCCTTTATCCCTAAACGTAGTGAGCGATGACTGGTCGAATCGCTTCTTCCGGGCGGTGGTCGAGGCCACCGAAGAATCGGTTCTCGACTCTATGATCTGCGCAAAAGAGGTGGAGGGAAGGGACGGCCACGTCAGAAGAAGTCTGGCGGAGTTCCTAAATATCGTGCTTAAGGAGGATAACCGTTGA